One Tessaracoccus lacteus DNA window includes the following coding sequences:
- a CDS encoding ATP-dependent helicase, producing MSSRILPHRHLESPELTAGQAAAAGPHDGVRVVLGGPGTGKTTVAAAAAAARVAAGSDLERTVVLANSRAAAQTLRRDITRQLTHAQTSAQVTTVHGLALGLMRRFLPHGESPWLLLRAPEQEARIRELLAGMNPTAWPEGLRAAVGTRAFARQLRDVLARTRQLNLDAEILARLGSEAGDEGFMAAAAFMEEYLVVGDFSGHLDYAELVYRTRLLLQEPQVADAVRASFDEVIVDDAQELDPSQGALIADVARAGVPVLALGDPHQSIGWYRGASATALRDLARATDAEVLTLTDGFRLGEELGVALASLGTRLGARDAAPAPGPARAGGTVDVRVFDDGSAELAHVAAELREAVTRGGLQWRDLAVVTRAGRAQLSLVARELVRLGIPVDVSGDEIALAEQPAVAILLLALGVAARGATPGQEEARQLLASPLAGLDGVAQRQLGRALLRAHPGLGTSAALVTRALAEPQLLAGDESDAAGRVRDLAALLGRAAKMLADGAEVQVALWELWDGTGWPEQLRGQALRGSRRAGADLDALVELFETAARADDLRGSAGAQTFLGEVSAQEIPADTGRELSPESRGVRVVTAHRTRGLEWERVWVIGVQEGQWPRSSRGGLLLDAQRITADVLEPPDPLAHLRSERQLFLVACSRARSGLSVSAVQGIDGEGGRPSRFLAELGRGVTRVHGRPDLLLSPASLVGDLRRTLADESASPSLRRAAALRLADLTRVTTPDGGPGFPGAHPAAWWATGDLTSQPPALDGPVTITGSSLEALLECPRRWFLARRAQAEGTRQSRASVGDVVHLIASQAGREGMDAEEMHRHLDEVWDRIGFETEWLSATEKVEIDAAIDRFAHYQSSGSEELLAVEKEFRVGLRVADTDVVLVGTVDRLERDAEGRLRIVDLKTGRRALKAAEVADHAQLGVYQLAASLGAFDDVAPGQRRVAPPALAFLRAGDTFPGLVSQPSIDEAPALKGEDLKEGPTWVHDRIATAVGVLRSGEFQAVECGSCRFCQFTDTCPALRTETSR from the coding sequence ATGAGCTCGCGCATTCTCCCGCACAGACACCTCGAGTCGCCGGAGCTCACGGCCGGGCAGGCGGCCGCGGCCGGGCCGCACGACGGGGTCCGTGTGGTGCTGGGCGGTCCCGGCACAGGCAAGACCACCGTCGCCGCCGCGGCCGCCGCGGCGCGGGTCGCCGCTGGCAGCGACCTCGAGCGCACGGTGGTTCTCGCCAACTCGAGGGCGGCCGCGCAGACGCTCAGGCGCGACATCACGCGGCAGCTGACGCACGCCCAGACCTCCGCCCAGGTCACGACGGTGCACGGACTCGCGCTGGGGCTGATGCGCCGGTTCCTGCCCCACGGCGAGTCGCCCTGGCTGCTGCTGAGGGCCCCAGAGCAGGAGGCGCGCATCCGTGAGCTGCTGGCCGGCATGAACCCCACCGCGTGGCCGGAGGGGCTGCGCGCCGCGGTCGGGACCCGGGCCTTCGCCCGGCAGCTGCGCGACGTGCTCGCCCGCACCCGGCAGCTCAACCTCGACGCGGAGATCCTCGCCCGCCTCGGGTCCGAGGCCGGCGACGAGGGTTTCATGGCAGCGGCCGCGTTCATGGAGGAGTACCTCGTCGTCGGCGACTTCTCCGGGCATCTGGACTACGCCGAGCTGGTCTACCGCACCCGACTGCTCCTGCAGGAGCCGCAGGTGGCCGACGCCGTGCGCGCGTCCTTCGACGAGGTGATCGTCGACGACGCGCAGGAGCTGGACCCGTCGCAGGGAGCGCTCATCGCCGACGTCGCACGGGCGGGTGTCCCCGTGCTCGCGCTGGGGGACCCGCACCAGTCCATCGGCTGGTACCGCGGGGCATCGGCCACCGCGCTGCGGGATCTGGCCAGGGCCACCGACGCCGAGGTCCTGACGCTGACGGACGGCTTCCGACTCGGCGAGGAACTGGGCGTGGCACTGGCCAGCCTCGGCACGCGGCTGGGGGCGCGCGACGCGGCCCCGGCCCCCGGCCCGGCCCGGGCCGGCGGCACCGTCGACGTGCGGGTCTTCGACGACGGCTCGGCCGAGCTGGCCCACGTCGCGGCGGAGCTCCGTGAGGCCGTGACGCGCGGGGGGCTGCAATGGCGGGACCTCGCCGTCGTGACCCGGGCCGGACGGGCCCAGCTCAGCCTCGTGGCGCGGGAGCTCGTCCGCCTCGGCATCCCGGTAGACGTGTCCGGCGACGAGATCGCGCTGGCGGAGCAGCCAGCGGTCGCGATCCTGCTGCTCGCCCTCGGCGTGGCCGCCCGCGGCGCGACCCCGGGCCAGGAGGAGGCGAGGCAGCTCCTGGCGTCCCCGTTGGCGGGCCTCGACGGCGTAGCGCAGCGGCAGCTCGGCCGCGCGCTGCTGCGGGCCCATCCGGGGCTTGGTACCTCGGCGGCGCTGGTCACCCGGGCACTGGCCGAGCCGCAGCTGCTCGCCGGCGACGAGTCGGATGCGGCGGGGCGGGTCCGCGACCTCGCCGCGCTGCTCGGCCGCGCAGCGAAGATGCTGGCGGACGGCGCCGAGGTGCAGGTGGCCCTGTGGGAGCTGTGGGACGGCACCGGGTGGCCGGAGCAGCTGCGCGGCCAGGCGCTGCGCGGCAGCCGCCGGGCCGGCGCGGATCTCGACGCCCTCGTCGAGCTGTTCGAGACGGCCGCGCGTGCGGACGACCTCCGCGGGTCCGCCGGGGCCCAGACCTTCCTGGGCGAGGTCTCGGCGCAGGAGATCCCGGCAGACACGGGCCGGGAACTGAGCCCCGAGTCGCGCGGCGTGCGCGTGGTGACAGCCCACCGGACCCGCGGCCTCGAATGGGAGCGGGTCTGGGTCATCGGCGTGCAGGAGGGCCAGTGGCCACGCTCGTCGCGAGGCGGGCTGCTGCTGGACGCGCAACGCATCACGGCCGATGTCCTGGAGCCGCCCGACCCGCTGGCGCACCTGCGCTCCGAACGGCAGCTGTTCCTCGTCGCCTGCTCGCGCGCCCGCAGCGGGCTGAGCGTCAGCGCCGTGCAGGGCATCGACGGGGAGGGCGGCCGTCCCTCGCGTTTCCTCGCCGAGCTCGGCCGCGGCGTGACCCGGGTCCACGGCCGACCCGACCTGCTCCTGTCGCCCGCCTCGCTCGTCGGCGACCTGCGTCGCACGCTCGCCGACGAGTCCGCGTCACCGTCGCTGAGGAGGGCCGCCGCGCTCCGGCTGGCCGACCTCACGCGCGTCACGACGCCCGACGGCGGGCCCGGCTTCCCCGGCGCGCATCCCGCCGCGTGGTGGGCCACCGGCGACCTCACGTCGCAGCCGCCGGCGCTCGACGGGCCCGTCACCATCACCGGCTCGTCGCTCGAGGCGCTGCTCGAGTGCCCACGGCGCTGGTTCCTTGCCAGGCGGGCGCAGGCGGAGGGCACGCGGCAGTCCAGGGCCTCCGTCGGCGACGTCGTGCACCTGATCGCCAGCCAGGCCGGCCGCGAGGGCATGGACGCCGAGGAGATGCACCGACATCTCGACGAGGTCTGGGACCGGATCGGCTTCGAGACCGAGTGGCTGTCCGCCACGGAGAAGGTCGAGATCGACGCCGCCATCGACCGGTTCGCCCACTACCAGTCGTCCGGTTCGGAGGAGCTGTTGGCCGTCGAGAAGGAGTTCCGCGTGGGCCTGCGCGTCGCGGACACCGATGTGGTGCTCGTCGGCACGGTCGACCGCCTGGAACGCGACGCCGAGGGCCGGCTCAGGATCGTCGACCTCAAGACCGGCCGCAGGGCGCTCAAGGCCGCGGAGGTCGCCGACCATGCCCAGCTGGGCGTCTACCAGCTGGCCGCGAGCCTCGGCGCCTTCGACGACGTCGCGCCGGGGCAGCGGCGCGTCGCGCCCCCCGCGTTGGCCTTCCTGCGCGCCGGGGACACCTTCCCCGGGCTGGTCAGCCAGCCCAGCATCGACGAGGCCCCGGCGCTCAAGGGCGAGGACCTCAAGGAGGGACCCACCTGGGTGCACGACCGGATCGCCACCGCCGTCGGCGTCCTGCGCTCCGGCGAGTTCCAGGCCGTCGAGTGCGGGTCGTGCCGCTTCTGCCAGTTCACCGACACCTGCCCGGCACTCAGGACGGAGACCAGCCGATGA
- a CDS encoding ATP-dependent DNA helicase — MTRSVRIETPAQLVEALEIPFSDEQLTAICAPLEPAVIIAGAGSGKTTVMAARVVWLVGTGQVLPGEVLGLTFTRKAAAELGGRVSAALDRAGVLVDKEGEGAELVMTYDSFAARLVSEFGLRIGLDRDPVMVTGASRYRLAARVVANAPGPFHRISRLSHHNIPERVLALDAELQSHLVGIEDVRAFSETARARFEAAPLWRGSPYKDVRDALAATDERLELLDLVADYQRLKQSLGVVEFADQLREAVRLVGRVPDVGRELRHRFKVVLLDEYQDTSSAQAILLRELFGGASGSAGFPVTAVGDPYQAIYGWRGAAAGNILEFPHQFPKSDGAPAGRFTLSVNRRSGQRILDVGNALAAGLHAAPGEDGVSLIAPVGAQAGEVCAATFDTAPDEVAWLTGRIVARHDEGTQWREQAVLVRRNATLTPVFTALRDSGVPVEIVGLGGLLTLPEIAPIVSTLRILDDVTANPDVAALLTGPRWSIGLKDLEALGRRSRELAADAAEAPLWDFDAELAATVTHTDPGERPCLLDAVADPGDAPLSPEARRRIARFHAEISGLRRHAGDPVADLVTRVVAVLGLEAELLSTGSALNQVARFVDEVSTYVDVDGDGSLSGLLAYLDAEEEHGEGLMQAVVTSEDSVKLMTVHRAKGLEWDTVYLPSLADKVFPSQPRSGVWPQRAESLPSPLRGDADSIPQLADYTKAGLAEFRAALAAEHRLSEDRLAYVAATRAKSLLVGTTHIWTPGTARPRDESPYFAVIREAAEARGRYEDHATRGSDSNPIPAEPVRAAWPEELSQERLAVRREAAKLVAEAAALPAEPEERDAWVWRSGLLDPSDAEKVAAWDDTARHLTALLQERGQRRIELPDGLSATALMALRSDPDEFVDSLLRRMPRRPSTAARVGTRFHAWLQERFELPASLEELVPDNAPAPPGLRRLIEAFEQGRFADRVPIGVEVPFLMHRSGVVLRGRIDAVYDGAAEGYAYLVIDWKTSGAEADPLQLAVYRQAWAEARGVDPSRVGAGFYHVAQDRLRLIDAPASLIDDAIAAGVQT; from the coding sequence ATGACCCGCAGCGTCCGGATCGAGACCCCGGCCCAGCTGGTCGAGGCGCTGGAGATCCCCTTCTCCGACGAGCAGCTGACCGCCATCTGCGCACCGCTGGAGCCGGCCGTGATCATCGCGGGCGCCGGCAGCGGCAAGACCACGGTGATGGCCGCGCGCGTCGTCTGGCTGGTCGGCACCGGGCAGGTGCTGCCCGGGGAGGTGCTCGGTCTGACCTTCACCCGCAAGGCGGCCGCGGAGCTGGGCGGCCGCGTCTCGGCCGCGCTGGACCGCGCGGGCGTGCTCGTCGACAAGGAGGGCGAGGGGGCCGAGCTCGTGATGACCTACGACTCCTTCGCGGCCCGGCTCGTGAGCGAGTTCGGCCTGCGCATCGGGCTCGACCGCGACCCGGTCATGGTCACCGGCGCCAGCCGCTACCGCCTCGCCGCCCGCGTCGTCGCCAACGCCCCCGGCCCCTTCCACCGCATCAGCCGGCTGAGCCACCACAACATCCCGGAGCGGGTGCTCGCGCTCGACGCCGAGCTGCAGTCGCACCTCGTCGGGATCGAGGACGTGCGGGCGTTCTCGGAGACGGCGCGGGCGCGGTTCGAGGCGGCGCCGCTGTGGCGCGGCAGCCCCTACAAGGACGTCCGGGACGCGCTCGCCGCCACCGACGAACGCCTGGAGCTGCTTGACCTCGTCGCTGACTACCAGCGGCTCAAGCAGTCGCTGGGCGTCGTGGAGTTCGCCGACCAGCTCCGGGAGGCCGTCCGGCTGGTGGGCCGCGTCCCGGACGTGGGCCGCGAGCTGCGTCACCGTTTCAAGGTGGTGCTGCTCGACGAGTACCAGGACACGTCGTCGGCGCAGGCGATCCTGCTGCGTGAGCTGTTCGGCGGCGCGTCCGGGAGCGCAGGCTTCCCCGTCACGGCCGTCGGAGACCCGTACCAGGCGATCTACGGCTGGCGCGGTGCGGCCGCCGGCAACATCCTGGAGTTCCCCCACCAGTTCCCGAAGTCCGACGGCGCGCCCGCGGGGCGCTTCACGCTGAGCGTCAACCGCCGCAGTGGGCAGCGGATCCTCGACGTCGGCAACGCACTGGCAGCGGGCCTGCATGCCGCCCCCGGCGAGGATGGCGTCTCCCTGATCGCGCCCGTCGGCGCGCAGGCCGGCGAGGTGTGCGCAGCCACGTTCGACACCGCCCCCGACGAGGTCGCCTGGCTGACCGGCCGCATCGTCGCCCGTCACGACGAGGGCACCCAGTGGCGGGAGCAGGCGGTGCTCGTGCGGCGCAACGCCACCCTCACGCCGGTCTTCACCGCACTGCGCGACTCGGGGGTGCCGGTTGAGATCGTCGGCCTCGGGGGGCTGCTGACGCTGCCCGAGATCGCGCCCATCGTGTCCACGCTGCGCATCCTCGACGACGTGACGGCCAATCCCGACGTCGCCGCGCTGCTCACCGGACCGCGCTGGTCCATCGGGCTGAAGGACCTGGAGGCGCTGGGAAGACGGTCCCGTGAGCTGGCGGCCGACGCGGCGGAGGCGCCGTTGTGGGACTTCGACGCCGAGCTCGCCGCGACCGTGACCCACACGGACCCGGGGGAGAGGCCGTGCCTGCTCGACGCCGTCGCCGACCCGGGCGACGCACCGCTGAGCCCGGAGGCCAGGCGGCGGATCGCCCGCTTCCACGCGGAGATCTCGGGGCTGAGGAGGCACGCCGGCGACCCGGTGGCGGACCTCGTGACGCGCGTCGTCGCGGTCCTCGGCCTCGAGGCGGAACTCCTGTCCACGGGCAGCGCGCTGAACCAGGTGGCGCGCTTCGTCGACGAGGTGTCCACCTACGTCGACGTCGACGGGGACGGGTCGCTCAGCGGGCTGCTTGCCTACCTCGACGCGGAGGAGGAGCACGGCGAGGGGCTGATGCAGGCGGTCGTCACCTCGGAGGACTCCGTCAAGCTGATGACGGTGCACCGTGCCAAGGGCCTCGAGTGGGACACCGTCTACCTGCCGTCCCTCGCCGACAAGGTGTTCCCCTCGCAGCCGCGCTCGGGGGTGTGGCCGCAGCGCGCCGAGTCGCTGCCCTCGCCGCTGCGCGGCGACGCGGACTCGATCCCGCAGCTGGCCGACTACACGAAGGCCGGGCTCGCCGAGTTCCGCGCCGCGTTGGCCGCGGAGCACCGGCTCTCGGAGGACCGGCTCGCCTACGTGGCCGCCACCCGCGCCAAGTCGCTGCTGGTCGGCACCACCCACATCTGGACGCCCGGCACCGCGCGGCCGCGTGACGAGTCGCCCTACTTCGCCGTCATCCGGGAGGCCGCGGAGGCGCGCGGCCGCTACGAGGACCACGCGACCAGAGGCTCCGACTCCAACCCCATCCCTGCCGAGCCGGTGCGCGCGGCCTGGCCGGAGGAGCTCAGTCAGGAGCGGCTCGCGGTACGGCGCGAGGCGGCGAAGCTGGTGGCGGAGGCCGCTGCGCTGCCTGCCGAGCCCGAGGAGCGCGACGCCTGGGTCTGGCGGTCCGGGCTCCTCGACCCGTCCGACGCGGAGAAGGTCGCCGCCTGGGACGACACGGCCCGGCACCTGACCGCTCTGCTGCAGGAGCGTGGCCAGCGCCGGATCGAGCTGCCCGACGGGCTGTCGGCCACCGCTCTGATGGCGCTGCGCAGCGACCCGGACGAGTTCGTCGACTCGCTGCTGAGAAGGATGCCACGGCGCCCGTCGACCGCGGCCCGGGTGGGCACCCGCTTCCACGCGTGGCTCCAGGAGCGGTTCGAGCTGCCCGCATCCCTCGAGGAGCTGGTGCCGGACAACGCCCCTGCCCCGCCGGGACTGCGGAGGCTCATCGAGGCCTTCGAGCAGGGGCGGTTCGCCGACCGGGTGCCGATCGGCGTCGAGGTGCCGTTCCTGATGCACCGCTCCGGGGTGGTGCTGCGCGGCAGGATCGACGCGGTCTACGACGGCGCCGCAGAGGGGTACGCCTATCTCGTGATCGACTGGAAGACCTCAGGGGCGGAGGCCGATCCCCTGCAGCTCGCCGTCTACCGGCAGGCCTGGGCCGAGGCCCGCGGCGTCGACCCCTCGCGGGTGGGTGCGGGGTTCTACCATGTGGCACAGGACCGGCTGCGCCTCATCGACGCCCCTGCCAGCCTGATCGACGACGCCATCGCAGCGGGAGTGCAGACGTGA
- the nudC gene encoding NAD(+) diphosphatase: protein MTQWTDPSTLDRMPLERGEADLDGAWRGALVLRVDPEGRIAAADGIPEPLAAPGRRRPSDILLGRARDHVWFARPVDRIVGESIGWRQAAAADQDVLASAVALGRWHGSAPACERCGAATMTHQAGASRRCTHCGELAFARTDPCIIIAITDPDDRLLLAHNVAWEASRVSIVAGFIEAGESAEQACFREAQEEVGITLDSVRYISSQPWPLPRSLMLGFVGRTVDSRITVDGDEIATGAFYTREELVAAVESDEVVLPQRASIARSLIEQWLSGR from the coding sequence GTGACCCAGTGGACAGACCCCTCGACCCTTGACCGGATGCCGCTGGAGCGCGGCGAGGCGGACCTGGACGGGGCCTGGCGCGGGGCCCTGGTGCTGCGGGTCGATCCGGAGGGGCGCATCGCCGCCGCCGACGGCATCCCCGAACCCCTGGCCGCGCCGGGTCGGCGTCGGCCGTCCGACATCCTGCTGGGTCGCGCCCGCGACCACGTGTGGTTCGCCCGACCCGTGGATCGGATCGTCGGCGAGTCTATCGGGTGGAGGCAGGCGGCGGCCGCCGACCAGGACGTCCTGGCGTCGGCGGTGGCGCTGGGCCGCTGGCACGGCAGCGCGCCCGCCTGCGAGCGGTGCGGCGCCGCCACCATGACCCACCAGGCCGGGGCCAGCCGACGATGCACGCACTGCGGGGAGCTCGCCTTCGCGCGCACGGACCCCTGCATCATCATCGCCATCACCGACCCGGACGACCGGCTGCTGCTGGCGCACAACGTGGCGTGGGAGGCGAGCCGGGTGTCCATCGTCGCGGGCTTCATCGAGGCGGGGGAGTCCGCTGAGCAGGCCTGCTTCCGCGAGGCGCAGGAGGAGGTGGGCATCACGCTCGACTCGGTGCGCTACATCAGTTCGCAGCCGTGGCCGCTGCCCCGCTCGCTGATGCTGGGGTTCGTCGGGCGCACCGTGGACTCCCGGATAACGGTCGACGGCGACGAGATCGCAACCGGTGCCTTCTACACCAGGGAGGAGCTCGTCGCCGCCGTCGAATCGGATGAAGTTGTCCTGCCTCAGCGGGCCTCGATCGCGCGCTCGCTGATCGAGCAGTGGCTCAGCGGTCGCTGA
- a CDS encoding DUF7455 domain-containing protein, whose protein sequence is MTELAADPTLTAIDRCDRCGAQAYLRVFLRSGGELLFCAHHAAAHREKLVEVAARIQDETSRLSDR, encoded by the coding sequence ATGACCGAACTAGCTGCGGATCCTACTCTGACCGCTATCGATCGTTGTGACCGATGCGGCGCCCAGGCCTACCTTCGTGTCTTCCTACGTTCAGGCGGCGAGCTGCTCTTCTGCGCTCACCACGCTGCCGCGCACCGCGAGAAGCTCGTGGAGGTGGCGGCGCGGATTCAGGACGAGACCAGCAGGCTCAGCGACCGCTGA
- a CDS encoding DNA gyrase/topoisomerase IV subunit B, giving the protein MQTPTAKQTHSRDYEAKNLLVLEGLEAVRKRPAMYIGSTDTRGLMHCLWEIIDNAVDEALSGFGTRIAVSLNHDGSITVVDKARGIPVDTEPRTGLSGVEVVFTKLHAGGKFGNSSYNATGGLHGVGASVVNALSSRLDVEVDRDGATWAMSFRRGTPGVFDGEGPDAPFTPGGGLRKVGRVRSRAVTGTRVTYWPDRQIFLTDAQLSVTQLHDRARQTSFLVPGLELEVTDARGDEAATESFLHEGGIAEFADFLAADAPLTDIIRLQGTDSFVETVPMLDDAGAMTATDVERQLEVDIAVRWGTGYDTVVRSFVNIIATPKGGTHVTGFERGLTKAIVKSFEGTRGLLKAGEEVIKEDCLEGITAVVTVRLAEPQFEGQTKEVLGTPPVRAIVARIVESELTAFMNAPKTKAVARQLQEKVVGAARTRVQARNHKENQRRKNALESSTLPPKLKDCRSNNVDLTELFIVEGDSALGTANVARDSEHQALLPIRGKILNVQKASVGDMLKNAECAAIIQVVGAGSGRTFDVDNARYGKIIFMADADSDGAHIRCLLATLFFRYMRPMVEAGRVYSAVPPLHRFELTNPRKGQEKYIYTYSDAEYQRKLAELTRRGTRFKEPQRYKGLGEMDAHQLADTTMSPKHRTLRRLTVDDALAAERVFEMLMGNDVAPRKEFIIEGAYQLDAERIDA; this is encoded by the coding sequence GTGCAGACCCCGACCGCCAAGCAGACCCACTCGCGCGACTACGAGGCCAAGAACCTCCTGGTTCTCGAAGGACTCGAGGCCGTGCGCAAGCGCCCGGCCATGTACATCGGCTCGACGGACACGCGCGGCCTCATGCACTGCCTCTGGGAGATCATCGACAACGCGGTCGACGAGGCACTGTCCGGCTTCGGCACCCGCATCGCGGTCTCGCTCAACCACGACGGTTCCATCACCGTCGTCGACAAGGCACGCGGCATCCCGGTGGACACCGAGCCGCGCACCGGGCTGAGCGGCGTGGAGGTGGTCTTCACCAAGCTGCACGCCGGAGGCAAGTTCGGGAACTCGTCCTACAACGCCACCGGCGGCCTGCACGGCGTGGGCGCCTCCGTGGTCAACGCGCTCAGCTCGCGGCTCGACGTCGAGGTCGACCGGGACGGCGCCACCTGGGCGATGAGTTTCCGCCGCGGCACCCCCGGCGTCTTCGACGGCGAGGGCCCGGACGCACCCTTCACCCCCGGCGGCGGGCTGCGGAAGGTGGGCCGCGTCCGCAGCAGGGCGGTCACCGGAACGCGGGTCACCTACTGGCCGGACCGGCAGATCTTCCTCACCGATGCGCAGCTGTCGGTGACGCAGCTGCACGACAGGGCCCGCCAGACGTCCTTCCTGGTGCCCGGGCTCGAGCTTGAGGTGACCGACGCGCGCGGCGACGAGGCGGCCACCGAGTCCTTCCTGCACGAGGGCGGCATCGCCGAGTTCGCCGACTTTCTGGCCGCGGATGCGCCGCTGACCGACATCATCCGGCTGCAGGGCACCGACTCGTTCGTCGAGACCGTTCCGATGCTCGACGACGCCGGCGCCATGACCGCGACCGACGTCGAGCGGCAGCTCGAGGTCGACATCGCGGTGCGCTGGGGAACCGGTTACGACACAGTCGTGCGCAGTTTCGTCAACATCATCGCCACCCCCAAGGGCGGCACGCACGTCACGGGCTTCGAGCGCGGCCTGACCAAGGCCATCGTGAAGTCCTTCGAGGGCACCCGCGGCCTGCTCAAGGCCGGCGAGGAGGTCATCAAGGAGGACTGCCTCGAGGGCATCACGGCCGTGGTGACCGTCCGGCTGGCCGAGCCCCAGTTCGAGGGCCAGACGAAGGAGGTGCTGGGCACGCCCCCCGTCCGCGCGATCGTCGCGCGTATCGTCGAGTCCGAGCTGACGGCCTTCATGAACGCCCCGAAGACGAAGGCGGTGGCGCGCCAGCTGCAGGAGAAGGTCGTCGGCGCCGCGCGCACCCGCGTGCAGGCCCGCAACCACAAGGAGAACCAGCGCCGCAAGAACGCGCTGGAGAGCTCCACGCTGCCTCCGAAGCTCAAGGACTGCCGCTCCAACAACGTCGACCTGACCGAGCTGTTCATCGTCGAGGGCGACTCCGCACTCGGGACGGCCAACGTCGCACGGGACTCCGAGCACCAGGCGCTGCTGCCCATCCGCGGCAAGATCCTCAACGTGCAGAAGGCCTCCGTCGGCGACATGTTGAAGAACGCCGAGTGCGCCGCGATCATCCAGGTGGTCGGCGCCGGATCCGGCCGCACGTTCGACGTGGACAACGCGCGCTACGGCAAGATCATCTTCATGGCCGACGCCGACTCCGACGGCGCGCACATCCGCTGCCTGCTTGCCACCCTGTTCTTCCGCTACATGCGGCCGATGGTGGAGGCCGGGCGCGTCTACTCCGCCGTCCCGCCGCTGCACCGCTTCGAGCTGACGAACCCACGCAAGGGCCAGGAGAAGTACATCTACACGTACTCGGACGCCGAGTACCAGCGCAAGTTGGCCGAGCTGACGAGGCGGGGCACCAGGTTCAAGGAGCCGCAGCGCTACAAGGGCCTCGGCGAGATGGACGCGCACCAGCTGGCCGACACCACGATGAGCCCGAAGCATCGCACGCTCAGGCGGCTGACCGTCGACGACGCGCTCGCGGCGGAGCGGGTCTTCGAGATGCTGATGGGCAACGACGTCGCCCCCCGCAAGGAGTTCATCATCGAGGGCGCCTACCAGCTGGACGCCGAGCGGATCGACGCCTGA
- a CDS encoding LutC/YkgG family protein, whose product MSARDEVLARVRRATADVTEKDPDRDVPVDWAYGQPLATPDVLEDFVEKVEDYKAAVRRVKADAVPATIVEAMQALDTTSVVLPAGLPTEWIAAVEAAGIVTHGDEPQLTHAQLNTIDAVLTTTAVGMADSGTIALDHGVGQGRRALSLLPDRHICVIRADQVVSDVPEGIARLAPAIRAGSPVTWLSGGSATSDIELSRVEGVHGPRHLSVILVED is encoded by the coding sequence ATGAGCGCCCGCGATGAGGTGCTGGCCCGGGTCCGCCGAGCCACCGCCGACGTGACCGAGAAGGACCCGGACAGGGACGTACCCGTCGACTGGGCCTATGGCCAGCCCCTGGCCACGCCCGACGTGCTCGAGGACTTCGTCGAGAAGGTCGAGGACTACAAGGCGGCCGTGCGTCGCGTGAAGGCCGACGCGGTGCCCGCCACCATCGTGGAGGCCATGCAGGCCCTCGACACGACGAGCGTCGTGCTCCCCGCCGGGCTGCCGACCGAGTGGATCGCGGCGGTCGAGGCGGCGGGCATCGTGACACACGGCGACGAGCCGCAGCTCACGCACGCCCAGCTCAACACGATCGACGCCGTGCTGACGACCACCGCCGTCGGCATGGCCGACTCCGGCACGATCGCGCTCGACCACGGAGTCGGCCAGGGCCGCCGCGCCCTGTCCCTGCTGCCGGACCGTCACATCTGCGTGATCCGGGCCGATCAGGTCGTCAGCGACGTGCCCGAGGGCATCGCCCGCCTGGCGCCGGCCATCCGGGCAGGTAGCCCGGTGACCTGGCTCTCCGGCGGCTCAGCGACCTCGGATATCGAGCTCAGCCGTGTCGAGGGTGTCCACGGGCCCCGCCACCTGTCGGTGATCCTCGTCGAGGACTGA